From Solidesulfovibrio carbinoliphilus subsp. oakridgensis, the proteins below share one genomic window:
- a CDS encoding ABC transporter ATP-binding protein — protein MLLAAENIVKSFAGTSGAEPVLRGVSVAFAAGEFACVIGRSGSGKSTLLNILSSLLSPDAGEVRYQGRPLADFSPRERNRLRATDFSMVFQMHHLLPYLTALENVLTPFLSGLTPVSSARRKTALACLDRVGLADKAGRLPGGLSGGERQRVAIARALVTSPRVVFADEPTGSLDGDTGGQIMDILRTLNADGLTVVMVTHEPDYAAMASRVIEIRDGRILAAN, from the coding sequence ATGTTGCTTGCAGCCGAAAATATCGTCAAATCCTTTGCCGGGACCTCCGGGGCCGAACCGGTCCTTCGCGGCGTGTCCGTCGCCTTCGCGGCCGGCGAATTCGCCTGCGTCATCGGCCGGTCGGGCTCGGGCAAGTCCACCCTGCTGAACATCCTCTCAAGCCTCCTGTCCCCGGACGCGGGCGAGGTCCGCTACCAGGGCCGGCCTCTGGCCGACTTCTCCCCGCGCGAGCGCAACCGGCTTCGGGCCACGGATTTTTCCATGGTCTTCCAGATGCACCACCTCCTGCCCTACCTGACGGCCCTGGAAAACGTCCTAACCCCGTTTCTCTCAGGCCTGACTCCGGTCTCGTCCGCCCGCCGGAAGACGGCCCTGGCCTGCCTCGACCGGGTGGGCCTGGCCGACAAGGCCGGCCGTCTGCCGGGCGGCCTGTCCGGCGGCGAGCGGCAGCGCGTGGCCATCGCCCGGGCCCTGGTCACCTCACCCCGGGTGGTCTTCGCCGACGAGCCGACGGGCAGCCTCGACGGCGACACCGGCGGGCAGATCATGGACATCCTGCGAACGCTCAACGCCGACGGCCTGACCGTCGTCATGGTCACCCATGAACCGGACTACGCGGCCATGGCCTCCCGGGTCATTGAAATCCGCGACGGCCGCATCCTCGCGGCGAACTGA
- a CDS encoding methyl-accepting chemotaxis protein — translation MGNLKLGVKLVGSFLICAAITLVVGLVALSGLTTVASRLMTVTEVNLPAVRDLQLIKIAGESVRVAQRTLLVPGLDSKDRQRQFDNIANLRQSYRVSWDEYEKLPKSAEAERLWREFGPAWQEWVKINNDIFDIARQWDASGIDDPNALRRDFARFRGDHYKLLSDALNLALFGTPIAGGGDPATCGFGQWLEGEGRDIANPVFKKTLQEIRPIHDKLHQGVARLKERADRHASREELLEVVRLDIQPAVDRTISLFETLSDEVARIEALCAKMRQEAMVTVREKQIRCFDLLDRLMADSLAAAQKGKTDGEEAAARARIMSVSGIGVGVVLAILLGIVISRMITRPVLLGVGAAEGLAAGDLNQRIDLDQKDEIGALAGALRHMIGKLREIVGQVQAGAENVASGSEELSATTQSLSQGATEQAASVEEISSSMEQMTANIRQNADNAKQTEQIALQTARDARSGGEAVAKTVTAMKQIAEKIGIIEEIARQTNLLALNAAIEAARAGEHGKGFAVVAAEVRKLAERSGNAAGEISELSSSSVDIAEKAGELLAHIVPDIQRTAELIQEITASSVEQNAGAEQVNRAIQQLDQVVQQNASASEEMASTAEELSGQALQLQETVSYFHLDTLTRRPKAQPPKALAAPRLRPAPSPARNSGRSKEAPADRTTEARDDDFERF, via the coding sequence ATGGGCAATCTCAAGCTTGGGGTGAAACTCGTCGGCAGTTTTCTCATCTGCGCCGCCATCACGCTGGTGGTCGGCCTGGTGGCCCTGTCCGGCCTGACCACGGTCGCCTCGCGGCTTATGACCGTGACCGAGGTCAACCTGCCGGCTGTCCGCGACCTGCAGCTCATCAAAATAGCGGGCGAGTCCGTCCGCGTGGCCCAGCGGACCCTGCTCGTCCCCGGCCTGGATTCCAAGGACCGGCAGCGCCAGTTCGACAACATCGCCAACCTGCGGCAAAGCTACCGCGTCTCCTGGGACGAGTACGAAAAGCTCCCCAAGTCCGCCGAGGCCGAACGGCTGTGGCGGGAGTTCGGGCCGGCCTGGCAGGAATGGGTCAAGATCAACAATGACATCTTCGACATAGCCCGGCAGTGGGACGCCTCGGGTATCGACGACCCGAACGCCCTGCGCCGGGATTTCGCCCGGTTCCGGGGGGACCACTACAAGCTTCTGAGCGACGCCCTGAACCTGGCCCTTTTCGGGACCCCGATCGCCGGCGGCGGCGACCCCGCCACGTGCGGCTTCGGCCAATGGCTCGAAGGCGAGGGAAGGGACATCGCCAATCCTGTCTTCAAAAAGACGCTCCAGGAAATCCGTCCCATCCACGACAAGCTGCACCAGGGCGTGGCCAGGCTCAAGGAACGGGCCGACCGGCACGCCTCGCGCGAGGAACTGCTGGAGGTGGTGCGCCTGGATATCCAGCCGGCGGTCGACCGGACCATAAGCCTGTTCGAGACCCTGTCCGACGAGGTGGCCCGCATCGAGGCCCTGTGCGCCAAAATGCGCCAGGAGGCCATGGTGACGGTGCGGGAAAAGCAGATCCGCTGCTTCGACCTCCTTGATCGCCTCATGGCCGACTCCCTGGCCGCCGCCCAGAAGGGCAAGACCGACGGCGAGGAGGCGGCAGCCAGGGCCAGGATCATGTCCGTCTCGGGCATCGGCGTCGGCGTGGTGCTGGCCATTCTTCTCGGGATCGTCATTTCCCGCATGATCACCCGGCCGGTGCTGCTCGGGGTCGGAGCGGCCGAGGGACTGGCGGCCGGAGACCTCAACCAGCGCATCGACCTGGACCAGAAAGACGAGATCGGGGCCCTGGCCGGGGCCTTGCGCCACATGATCGGCAAGCTCCGGGAGATCGTCGGCCAGGTCCAGGCCGGGGCGGAGAACGTGGCCTCGGGGTCGGAAGAACTTTCGGCCACCACCCAGAGCCTGTCCCAGGGCGCGACCGAGCAGGCCGCCAGCGTGGAGGAGATTTCCTCGTCCATGGAGCAGATGACGGCCAACATCCGGCAGAACGCGGACAACGCCAAGCAGACCGAACAGATCGCGCTCCAGACGGCCCGGGACGCCCGAAGCGGGGGCGAGGCCGTGGCCAAAACCGTGACGGCCATGAAGCAGATCGCGGAAAAGATCGGCATCATCGAGGAGATCGCCCGGCAGACCAACCTGCTGGCCTTAAACGCCGCCATCGAGGCGGCCCGGGCCGGGGAACACGGCAAGGGCTTCGCCGTGGTCGCGGCCGAGGTCCGGAAACTGGCCGAACGCAGCGGCAACGCGGCCGGCGAAATCAGCGAGCTGTCCTCGTCGAGCGTGGACATCGCCGAAAAGGCCGGGGAGCTTCTGGCCCACATCGTGCCCGATATCCAGCGCACGGCCGAACTTATCCAGGAGATCACGGCCTCGAGCGTGGAACAAAACGCCGGAGCCGAGCAGGTCAACCGGGCCATCCAGCAGCTTGACCAGGTGGTCCAGCAAAATGCCTCGGCCTCCGAGGAAATGGCCTCCACGGCCGAGGAACTGTCCGGACAGGCCCTGCAGCTCCAGGAAACGGTGTCCTATTTCCACCTGGACACCCTGACCAGACGGCCAAAGGCCCAGCCGCCAAAGGCCCTGGCCGCCCCCCGGCTCCGGCCGGCTCCAAGCCCCGCCCGGAATTCGGGCCGGAGCAAGGAAGCGCCGGCCGATCGCACCACGGAAGCCCGGGACGACGATTTCGAACGGTTCTAG